TGAGCTGGACAACGGCTGAAGAAACTGGCGTTTCTCATTTTGAGGTGGAGCAAAGTACAGATGGTACTCACTGGAGTTTCATATCGAAACTGAAAGCTAACAATACAACCGGAGAGCATAAGTACAATGCAGAAGTAAACATCGATGTACAAATGAATTTCTATCGGCTTAAAATGGTGGATATAGATGGAACAACCACATATAGCAAAATTGTCAGACTTACTGCTCCTGCGGGCTGTAGCGCACGAAAGATCAAACTCTTCCCCAACCCGGCAGATAATATTATTTACCTGGAAAAAGCAAACCCGGGTGATCAGTATACGGTGTACGATAATGCGGGAAGAATAGTATTGCAGGGCAGGATCAGTAAAGCTGTTCAGGATATCAATGTAGCCAACCTTGTGATGGGAATGTATACCGTAACGGTGGTTAACAGGACTGGAGGTATTCAGGCATTTAAGTTTGTAAAGAGATAAAGATGGTTATATAGATCCCGCTGCCAGTTCATTATTTGATCTCGATCAAATAATGAACTGGCAGTAAGGGGCGAAAGTATATCTGCCTTTTCCGATGGAACAATAAAGACGACTGGGGCATCTGGGTAATATCGGGATTTGCGTTTGTAAGTCCCGGATTTCGTTATTTTTATTACGAGATGAATGTTGCATTTCACAAGGTACATCCCGCCCTCAGTCAATTCGTAGAGGTGATCATGTGCGTCAACAGAGGCGTTGATGATGCCGGAGAATTTTTGCAAACCAGCCTGCCCAATCATGAATGCTTCCTGAGTTTTGAATATGAGACTGACTTTATGGTAAGGACCGTAAAGACGAATGGATTTGTTGAGGCGCATACAACCACTATCATCCCCCCGCAATTAGACAAAACTGAATTGAAAGGAAAGACCATGAAAGCGATCATGGTCAAATTCAGACATGGCGGTTTTTTCAGGCTGTTCAAAATTCCTATGCCGCTTTTTAAAAATGACTGCTACAACGCAAGAGATGTGCTGAATAAGGATTTTGGAGATCTTTTTGAACAGATTCTCAATGCTGAGCCGCTGGCCGAAAAAATTAACCTGGTGGAATTATTCCTGCTGGCCAGGGTTGCCAATGCAACACCGGTGCAGCCAATTGATTATGCCTTTGAAAAATTGCTGTGCAGCAACGGCAATATTCCCATCCATGATATCGCCTCTATTGCCTGCATGAGTATCCGGCAATTGCAAAGAAGGTTCCTGGATCATTTCGGTATGTCGCCCAAGCACTATTCGAAACTGGTGCGATTTACTACAGCTTACCGGATGAGGACTTCACTTCCTCAATTGACATGGAGTGAGATCTCCATGCGTTGTGGCTATTATGATCAAATGCATCTGATCCGCGATTTCAGAACTTTCGCTGCATTCAATCCGGGCGAGCTGGATATGAATGGCAATTCCTCTAGTATGCTGCTCTTTCCTGACCATTCACTACAGGGATAACAATCCCTGATTCCCAAACTTGTCGCGTTTGTACTATCTCCCTGGCACGATTTGCGCATACTTTTGGCGCAGACATTTCTATTTATCAAAGTTGAAGTTTCATACCATATGAGAATTGCCTTACTGATCTTTCTGGTGATGGTCAGCCTGACCACCAACGCCCAAATTTCGAAAGAAACAAAAATTGTTACAAAGCCTAAAGTCCTGGATAAAACTGTAACGAAGCCCAATGCAGATAAGAAGGGAGAAAAAAAGGTGGAGACTTCCGGGAAAAAGCTGACAGGAACTGATCTTTCCAAAGAAATGAATGGCAATATTCCAAATGTATTGAGGGGAACTCCCATCATTGCTACAGTTGGAGGCACTAAAATAACTACTTACATTGAACCGCTCGATCGTGTGAGGTCTACCGTGAGTGCCGGCAGAAATCCAAAAGCAAGAAACAGGGGAACCAAAGAAGACAACGGGCTTATCTGTACTGCCTATAGTATTTCCCTGAGCCCCGAGTCGGAAAGTTTTGATGCGCCGCTTGCCGATAAAATGTCTCACACCTATCCCGGCGCGGCTTACAACTACAACGACTATATCAAGAACAACACTCAGCCGCCTCATAATAGATCAAAGCGTAATCCCATCATTTTGCAGGTGTCTTCCAGCAGTGGAAACGGGAAGCAGCTATTGGTGGAAGATCCCACTAAGAATAATCTCGATGAAGCGGCAGGTAAGCTTAAATATTCTTTGCCTAAACAAGCGAATAACCTGAGTACTGAAATCTATGTGCAAACTATCGTGAATGAGGCCACGTTCGCACTCAATGTTGAAGCGGGTGGTGGTGGATATGGTTTCAAGGCCAGTGCAAAATTTGGTTTGAAATACGATAGTAAGAAAACTTACATGAGCATCGATGCCAAACAAAAGAATTATGTGATCACTGCCAACCGTCCGGATAATGCAACAGGAGGTTTCTATGTAGATGAATCAGAGAATGCAAAAAACGAAAACGTATACATGTCGTCCGTAACCTATGGAAGGCGTGTGATAGGTATCATCGAAACGGAGCTGGACCAGGAACATATGGAAGTGGGTGCTAAAGCCTCTTATGATGGGTTTGGTGTTTCAGCAAATCTTGGTTTAGGCATTGTAGATAAAATGAGCCGGGCCAAAACCACTGTTCGCTTGTTGTTTATCGGAGGCAATGGTGATGTGATCACGATCCCGAATCCTACAGCTGCATCTGTACAGGCCACCATCAACCAGTGGATGACAAGTACTTCTTCGCAGGCAGCGGTGCCCATCGAATATACTTTCAAGAATATGCGGGATATAGGAATGCGCTGGGAAAGTGTTGCCAGTAATATCAATTACCAGCAATGCGTTCCCAAACCACCTGCCGCCGCAGCACCGCAGCCATGGGACATTACCGTTACACTCAATAGCATCAGCAATAACAAAAGAGAGAGCGCCAAGCTGGGTATTTCACAATCGGTAGGTGTTTCGGTGAACGGACAATGGAAGAACGAAAATGCTGGTTTGGACAAGCCGATCATTTGCTGGATGGAAGGCTGGCAGGGCTGCCAGACCCCGCCGCATATAGATTTCAGGCAACCTCACCGGATAGGGGATGCAACCCGCAGGTACACCATCAGCAATGATGAATACGAACAGAACCCGATGTTCAGGGTGGAGACGCAACGGATAGTTACCTATCGCACGAGTGTTGGCGGCAGTAAAAATGAGAATAACCAGAAACAGAGAAGTGATAAACGACTCAAAGATATTGGTAGTATTTCCACGTTTGATGTGCCGGTGCATATCAATGGGAGGATCTTCAGTTTCAACTATACTGTAAAAGTGGCGCAAAGACCACCAGCACAATAATTACTTAATCAATTAATTTATTTATCAGTGATGAAGATCTTATTAACTATTGTTGCGTTGATGGGATGGACTCTTGTTACGCAAGCCCAATGTGAAGAGAGGATTTCCGGCAGGCAACTGGAAAAAGGCATGTTTGTTTTGTGTACTCCCCAGCTAGAGGGAAATACAGTTTATGTGGCTGAAGTGTTGTCTGTAAATGGAACTGATTTCAGTTGCCGGTTCCTTCATTCCAATTCCGTGTATCAGCTAACTGATTTTAAAACGGCAGACAAAGGTTCTGCTGCAATCATGCAGGCAGCAGTAAGATCCAGTAAAGGTGGAGGTTATAAGGCAGGGTCGGTTTTTATAATTAATGTTTATATGGCAGACCCTGCTCCATGCGATCTGTCTACAGCTCCGCTAAAAAACCAATATGTTGTGATTGCCACTTTTAAAGCGGATAATAAACGTTACCTGGGAAAAATGATGCCGGTAAGTGGAGGATATGATATTCAGTTTAAACATTCCCAAAGTGTTTATACTGTTGACAAAAAGTTTACAGTAACTAAAGTGGTAAAGGGAGGATATATTGTCGGAAGCCAGATGGAACTTGTTCATGCCAGGTTGTTGGAATTCTAACAAAAATCGATACTGAAACAGGGTAAATATTATACTATGGAAAACAGATTGTATTTCCCACTCTTTGCTGTGTTTTTACTATTTGCAATAAATGGTTTGGGGAGTGGATTGGAACTGCCAGCAAAGAATACTTCCGATGGTAATTTGCTGAACTCCGACTCTGTTGTACTTCCTGAGTGCATAAAAAAACTTACTGCTCCTCCGGGAAAAGTTATACGGGCTTCAATTGGAGCCAAACAATTCCGGAAAACATACACAATGGAGAATGGAAAGATCTTGTATGTATTGCATTCGCAGGCATCGATCGGTTGTAATATGAATGAACCCGCCAGTACTAAGTATTACAACGATTCCTGTAAAATGGTGGCCAGTTTTCCAACCAGGTTTTCAATTAAGCAGGGCTTTAAACCCTTTGTGGCTGCCGGATATAAGCCGGATGATTTCCCGGAAGCAGCACAGGGTGATTATCCGGAGTACTTTGCAAATCTGAAAAAAGAAAAGACTACCAATAAGATCATTGTCAGCGATGCCAAACCTACAGATCCTTTTCCGGTAGAGAAGGAGTTTACAGTAATTGGAGTGGATGATAATGTGCTGGATTTGAAAAAGGGAGATATCGTAAGAATATCCACGAAAAATGGCCTGAGGATTTTCCGTAATGATAAGCTGCTGAACAATTACAAATTAGTTCCCCAGCTTTCTACCATAAAAATTGAAGCGAAGTGTAAAGTGCCTCCATGCTTCACAACGCTAACGAAAGCACTTGTTTATCATATGGGTGGCATCAAACGTTTTGTGGAGATCAGGAACAATGCTTTTATGATCTCTGCAACACAATATGCAGATGCGCCATCACCAACAAGAAGTATTGAATTATCCTGGAGGATTGCTTACGCGCTGCGTTCTGAATGATGCGGTCAATTTATTATCTCATCCGTCAAACAAATCGATATGCAGGTTTTATTATTAATTAGTTGTTTATGCCTGGCAGGTAGCGGTAGTGTTGAGAAAAGCAGGGCTGATAGCAGTCTTGTACTAGCAGGTATTGAAAAAAACAGGGAACTTTCAATACTGTTCCCAAAAAATAATCAGAAAGTACGTGGAGAGTATAAGGTCTATGGTAAAGCAAGGCCTGGCTCCGTAGTTGTTCTCCATATCAGTAGCACCTATTATAAAACTGCACGTGATAGCCGGCAAAAAGTAAGCAAAGGAGCCGGGCCAATAAATAGAATGAACAGGAAGTTTAAGCTAACTGCAGACCGGAGTGGTAACTGGATCCTGAAAAACATTGAATTGTGGAATGCTGGCTGGGAGGAAAACTTTACCATAAAAGCTACTGCAGAGAATAAAACGGTTTCAATTCGGGTGTATGATAATACGCACCCGGTAGCAATAGATTAGCAATGCACCTGAAATAACAAAAGCTTCCGGTTCATGCCGGAAGCTTTTGCTTTTGTCTCAGTTATATAAATAGAATTTTATTAACGCACAAAAGCCGCTGTAGTAGCGGCTTTTGTGTCTTTTTTCTGGTACCGGGGACGAGAGTTGAACTCGTGACCTCAGGGTTATGAATCCTGCGCTCTAACCGCCTGAGCTACCCCGGCGTTTCATTCAGTTCACGCCGCAGATCAATTGATAATCAATTCGTACAGCATTTCTCCAAATGGGTGGCAAAAATAGTGAAATTCCTGTTATTTAAAAAAGAAATTCAAAAAACTTTCCCGGGTTCGCAGGTAGTCTGTGGTCCGTGGCTGCCAGGGCTGCTTTGCAAACACCGGTGCTAATCCGGTACAAAATCCTGCTAATCCTACATCAACTTCTTACATTGTCCCCGTCTACTTTTACTTCACAAAAGCGGGAAAGCGTTGCCCTCCGCCATTTCCATACCAACCCCCACATCAATAAAATAGTATTACTATGTATATGAAAAAGACCTGCACGATTGCCATTTGTTTATTCCTCTTTTCTTGTTTTACAGTATCCATCCAGGCGCAACAAGTCAATTTTGAATCACTGCTCCGCGAAATGGCAGACAGAGAGGCCATCGCCCGTTATCCTTCGCAGGCCTACACGCTGGCCCAGTTCAGCAGCTACGACCGTGCTACCACGGTTCCGGGGGATTCCAGCTGGTACGCCAATTGGGACCGCTCCATGTTCATTCGTCTCGATTCAGATAAAGGAAGAAAAGAGTATGTACTTTTCGATACCACAGGACCCGGCGCTATCGTCCGCTTCTGGATGACCTTCTCCGGCTCCAATAGCGGTGATGGGATCCTTCGGTTCTATCTCGATGGGAAACCTGAACCAGTGATCCAGGGATCAGCCAAAGAAGTGATCAGTGGAACTGCCCTCGTGAATGGTCCATTGGCTGCATCAGTAAGCGATAGCGTGAAATACTCTATGCGCGGGCACAATCTCTATCTGCCCATCCCATACGCCAAAAGCTGCAGGATCACTTACGAAACCAATAATATCACCGACTACGGCGCCAAAAAAGGCGAGGCCGTGTATTACAATATCAACTACCGTACTTATCAACAGGCTTCCGTTACCAGCTTTTCACTAAAAGACCTGAAGAAACACCAGGCGCTGCTGCAATCAGTACAGGAAAAACTGTCTACACGCGACAAAGGTTTGCAGGGCCTCTCACTCAATCCGGTCAATATCAATACTACAATTGCAGCCGGGCAATCTTCCACCATCAACTTACCATCAGGGTCAAACGCAGTCAGGCATTTCCGCTTGAAATTGTCGGCTGCCAACC
This portion of the Pseudobacter ginsenosidimutans genome encodes:
- a CDS encoding cupin domain-containing protein is translated as MENRLYFPLFAVFLLFAINGLGSGLELPAKNTSDGNLLNSDSVVLPECIKKLTAPPGKVIRASIGAKQFRKTYTMENGKILYVLHSQASIGCNMNEPASTKYYNDSCKMVASFPTRFSIKQGFKPFVAAGYKPDDFPEAAQGDYPEYFANLKKEKTTNKIIVSDAKPTDPFPVEKEFTVIGVDDNVLDLKKGDIVRISTKNGLRIFRNDKLLNNYKLVPQLSTIKIEAKCKVPPCFTTLTKALVYHMGGIKRFVEIRNNAFMISATQYADAPSPTRSIELSWRIAYALRSE
- a CDS encoding helix-turn-helix domain-containing protein, whose translation is MNVAFHKVHPALSQFVEVIMCVNRGVDDAGEFLQTSLPNHECFLSFEYETDFMVRTVKTNGFVEAHTTTIIPPQLDKTELKGKTMKAIMVKFRHGGFFRLFKIPMPLFKNDCYNARDVLNKDFGDLFEQILNAEPLAEKINLVELFLLARVANATPVQPIDYAFEKLLCSNGNIPIHDIASIACMSIRQLQRRFLDHFGMSPKHYSKLVRFTTAYRMRTSLPQLTWSEISMRCGYYDQMHLIRDFRTFAAFNPGELDMNGNSSSMLLFPDHSLQG
- a CDS encoding thiol-activated cytolysin family protein — its product is MRIALLIFLVMVSLTTNAQISKETKIVTKPKVLDKTVTKPNADKKGEKKVETSGKKLTGTDLSKEMNGNIPNVLRGTPIIATVGGTKITTYIEPLDRVRSTVSAGRNPKARNRGTKEDNGLICTAYSISLSPESESFDAPLADKMSHTYPGAAYNYNDYIKNNTQPPHNRSKRNPIILQVSSSSGNGKQLLVEDPTKNNLDEAAGKLKYSLPKQANNLSTEIYVQTIVNEATFALNVEAGGGGYGFKASAKFGLKYDSKKTYMSIDAKQKNYVITANRPDNATGGFYVDESENAKNENVYMSSVTYGRRVIGIIETELDQEHMEVGAKASYDGFGVSANLGLGIVDKMSRAKTTVRLLFIGGNGDVITIPNPTAASVQATINQWMTSTSSQAAVPIEYTFKNMRDIGMRWESVASNINYQQCVPKPPAAAAPQPWDITVTLNSISNNKRESAKLGISQSVGVSVNGQWKNENAGLDKPIICWMEGWQGCQTPPHIDFRQPHRIGDATRRYTISNDEYEQNPMFRVETQRIVTYRTSVGGSKNENNQKQRSDKRLKDIGSISTFDVPVHINGRIFSFNYTVKVAQRPPAQ